One Halolamina litorea genomic window carries:
- a CDS encoding PQQ-binding-like beta-propeller repeat protein, whose translation MATENTDDERLSEAIDRDLLDDEVDDPEERMNYIDTGENAYGENVLQANSEAPGSDVTDEMLRNDKDRTDSWLHFNKGHEQTGYSPSEALTPENVDQLEEAYTLDTGSGGLQTTTTIVPGEGDTPPVMYFIGADTKVWAVNARTGEEYWTFQWAYPEDADYEIQPRFRGVSVYQDKVIFGTANLHMVALDRYTGEKQWETDSMEALPSLQNLPFPFIGYSHSGSSHVYDGTVYVGQVGGDNSLMGHTHAMALDAETGEVEWTTKFAPEDEWLGDLWKHANSSPWNAAAIDPESDTIVWNAGNPRPMLNPMVRPGPNQMSAGVVALDANTGEVKWNDQNSPQDHWDYDGQFVASIVDVEIEGEERRAVVYEHKNGWVYVYDIEDGQLLSRSEPYAKQKNIHSFIGKGEENATEVWPAAAGASNYPADGLSPKTGYRYSGSQDAGNILWMNDFSYPEEGVGTPGMGTGPDGEDDISGGGQEASIEGENYTAYVTATDLSTGDQAWRTELPDTQDLFNNSFVVYPGGTTPTAGGLVFSGSSGGHLYALDDETGEILWEADTGQRITATPVVWEDESEGAVFVGVPSGSQIVTYRADVDLDAAEQTETPAETETATETAEPTDTEAPTDAATDAATDTATDAADTTSTSGPGFGAAAGAAGAAGAGYAAKKRADGDEDADDGDDGSTEE comes from the coding sequence ACTCGTGGCTCCACTTCAACAAGGGGCACGAACAGACCGGCTACTCGCCCAGCGAGGCGCTGACGCCGGAGAACGTCGACCAGCTCGAGGAAGCTTACACCCTCGACACCGGCAGCGGCGGGCTCCAGACGACGACGACCATCGTCCCCGGCGAGGGCGACACGCCGCCGGTCATGTACTTCATCGGCGCGGACACGAAGGTCTGGGCGGTCAACGCCCGCACGGGCGAGGAGTACTGGACGTTCCAGTGGGCCTACCCCGAGGACGCCGACTACGAGATCCAGCCGCGCTTCCGCGGCGTCTCGGTCTATCAGGACAAGGTCATCTTCGGCACGGCCAACCTCCACATGGTCGCGCTGGACCGCTACACCGGCGAGAAGCAGTGGGAGACGGACTCGATGGAGGCGCTGCCGTCGCTGCAGAACCTCCCGTTCCCGTTCATCGGCTACTCCCACTCGGGTTCCTCGCACGTCTACGACGGCACCGTCTACGTCGGGCAGGTCGGCGGGGACAACTCCCTGATGGGCCACACCCACGCGATGGCGCTCGACGCCGAGACCGGCGAGGTCGAGTGGACGACGAAGTTCGCCCCCGAGGACGAGTGGCTCGGTGACCTCTGGAAGCACGCCAACAGTTCCCCGTGGAACGCCGCGGCGATCGACCCCGAGTCGGACACGATCGTCTGGAACGCCGGGAACCCGCGGCCGATGCTGAACCCGATGGTCCGGCCGGGGCCGAACCAGATGAGCGCCGGCGTCGTCGCCCTCGACGCCAACACGGGCGAGGTCAAGTGGAACGACCAGAACTCCCCGCAGGACCACTGGGACTACGACGGCCAGTTCGTGGCGTCGATCGTCGACGTGGAGATCGAGGGCGAGGAGCGTCGTGCGGTCGTCTACGAGCACAAGAACGGCTGGGTGTACGTCTACGACATCGAGGACGGCCAGCTGCTCTCCCGCTCGGAACCCTACGCAAAACAGAAGAACATCCACAGCTTCATCGGCAAGGGCGAGGAGAACGCCACGGAAGTCTGGCCCGCGGCGGCGGGCGCCTCGAACTACCCGGCCGACGGCCTCAGCCCGAAGACGGGCTACCGATACTCCGGCTCGCAGGACGCCGGGAACATCCTCTGGATGAACGACTTCAGCTACCCCGAGGAGGGCGTCGGCACGCCCGGGATGGGGACCGGCCCCGACGGCGAGGACGACATCTCCGGGGGCGGACAGGAAGCCAGCATCGAGGGCGAGAACTACACGGCTTACGTCACCGCGACGGACCTCAGCACGGGCGACCAGGCGTGGCGGACCGAACTCCCCGACACGCAGGACCTGTTCAACAACTCCTTCGTGGTCTACCCCGGCGGCACGACGCCGACCGCGGGCGGTCTCGTGTTCAGCGGCTCCTCGGGCGGGCACCTCTACGCGCTCGACGACGAGACCGGCGAGATCCTCTGGGAGGCAGACACCGGACAGCGCATTACTGCGACGCCGGTCGTCTGGGAAGACGAGTCGGAGGGTGCCGTCTTCGTCGGCGTCCCCTCGGGCTCCCAGATCGTGACCTACCGCGCGGACGTAGACCTCGACGCCGCCGAGCAGACCGAAACGCCGGCCGAGACCGAGACGGCGACGGAGACGGCCGAACCGACCGACACGGAGGCCCCGACCGATGCAGCGACCGACGCTGCCACCGACACCGCGACCGACGCGGCCGACACCACGTCCACGAGCGGCCCCGGCTTCGGCGCCGCGGCGGGGGCAGCGGGCGCGGCGGGCGCCGGCTACGCGGCCAAGAAGCGCGCCGACGGCGACGAGGACGCGGACGACGGCGACGACGGGTCGACCGAGGAGTAG
- a CDS encoding sugar-transfer associated ATP-grasp domain-containing protein, translating to MVNWRDQTSVLALLIGLLLATLFLRTNVPSFLSVTSSITFIFQLMLAGTVIAILRNEAGMSTFGVFGPAILAFAWIEVGPVWAFFMISYLFVVTVTARVAMTGLDLGTPHRVAALLVITGIAAFTVQAVGQVQGIPALNTVLLFPIILTTWYAERFVESVSETGWAPGARRLTFTLVGIVAAALVASYEPLVSVISQNPESWVGLAAVNIYLGAGTNVRLGEYFRFRQLRRSLGAEGAAGVLTMRTRNRDFISRYNPAPLMSGFSKVQMKRLLHGLDIPTPETFMVVDDEATLAAFGSFLEEHDRFVVKPTDGSGGRGILVVRGRDSGDGRFATNRGKLTEEAVVSHVRKLCFGGNADYGARSSAVVEAIVEPDGLLADRVESGVPDLRVIVLQGTPIMAMVRLPTVESNGTANIHTGAVAVAVDIASGTASGGYQQTRNAFVDVHPDTGASLEFRIPEWESVLETATRASIASGFGYTGVDIVFDADRGPMVLEVNRRPGLGIQNANMDGLLHRLRFAESRADDTQFRTAAERVREAMAWSRADWAADPETPPAQPRKQEVRQ from the coding sequence ATGGTTAACTGGAGGGATCAGACGTCCGTTCTCGCGCTCCTGATCGGCTTGTTGCTGGCGACGCTCTTTCTGCGAACGAACGTCCCGTCGTTCCTCTCGGTCACGTCGTCGATCACGTTCATCTTCCAGTTGATGCTCGCCGGGACGGTCATCGCGATCCTCCGAAACGAGGCCGGGATGTCCACCTTCGGGGTGTTCGGGCCGGCGATCCTGGCGTTCGCGTGGATCGAGGTCGGCCCAGTCTGGGCATTTTTCATGATCTCGTACCTTTTCGTCGTGACCGTCACCGCTCGGGTCGCGATGACCGGTCTCGATCTGGGGACGCCACACCGCGTCGCCGCGCTCCTCGTCATCACCGGTATCGCGGCGTTCACCGTACAGGCGGTCGGACAGGTACAGGGTATCCCGGCCCTGAACACGGTGTTGCTGTTCCCGATAATCCTGACCACGTGGTACGCCGAACGGTTCGTCGAGAGCGTCTCCGAAACCGGCTGGGCGCCCGGAGCCCGGCGGCTCACGTTCACGCTCGTCGGCATCGTCGCGGCCGCGCTCGTCGCCAGCTACGAACCGCTCGTCTCGGTGATCAGCCAGAACCCGGAGAGTTGGGTCGGCCTCGCCGCGGTCAACATCTACCTCGGGGCCGGCACGAACGTCCGGCTCGGTGAGTACTTCCGATTCAGGCAGCTCCGCCGCTCCCTCGGCGCCGAGGGCGCCGCCGGCGTGCTCACGATGCGAACCCGGAACCGGGACTTCATCAGCCGGTACAACCCCGCTCCCCTCATGTCGGGGTTCTCGAAGGTGCAGATGAAGCGGCTCCTCCACGGCCTCGACATCCCGACGCCGGAGACGTTCATGGTCGTCGACGACGAGGCGACACTGGCGGCGTTCGGCTCGTTCCTCGAGGAGCACGACCGGTTCGTCGTCAAGCCCACCGACGGGAGCGGCGGGCGGGGGATCCTCGTCGTTCGCGGCCGCGACAGCGGCGACGGGCGCTTCGCCACGAACCGGGGGAAGCTCACGGAGGAGGCGGTCGTCTCCCACGTCCGGAAGCTCTGTTTCGGCGGGAACGCCGACTACGGGGCCCGAAGCAGCGCGGTCGTCGAAGCGATCGTCGAACCCGACGGGCTGTTGGCCGACCGCGTCGAGAGCGGCGTCCCGGACCTGCGGGTCATCGTTCTCCAGGGGACCCCGATCATGGCCATGGTTCGGCTCCCGACGGTCGAGTCGAATGGGACGGCAAACATCCACACCGGCGCCGTCGCCGTCGCCGTCGACATCGCCTCGGGGACGGCCTCGGGGGGCTACCAACAGACCCGGAACGCGTTCGTGGACGTTCACCCCGACACGGGGGCGTCCCTCGAGTTCCGCATCCCGGAGTGGGAGTCAGTGCTCGAAACGGCGACACGGGCGTCCATCGCCTCCGGCTTCGGCTACACCGGCGTCGATATCGTCTTCGACGCCGACCGGGGCCCGATGGTTCTGGAGGTGAACCGTCGTCCGGGGCTCGGCATCCAGAACGCGAACATGGACGGCCTGCTCCACCGGCTCCGGTTCGCCGAGTCGCGGGCCGACGACACGCAGTTCAGAACGGCGGCCGAGCGCGTCCGGGAGGCGATGGCGTGGTCGCGGGCCGACTGGGCGGCCGATCCGGAAACGCCACCGGCGCAGCCGCGGAAACAGGAGGTGCGCCAATGA
- a CDS encoding TIGR00341 family protein → MRLVQVMIPTGKREAVLSVLDDNGIDYALSDETSGRRYTALVSFPLPTNAVEPVLDQLREETGIDRDAYTVVLDAETVVSERYEQLENEWTSGEEGDRIARDELTARAADLAPDWVPFLLMTAISAVVATAGLLLDSPAVVVGSMVIAPLIGPAMATSVGSVVDDRGLFVRGIKLQAMGALLAVTSAAAFAGVLRYGSIIPLSPSEVLAIGEVRERLSPGVPSLVVALAAGIAGALSLSSGVSSALVGVMIAAALVPPTAVVGIGLAWGRPGAVVGSAVLVAVNFLSINLVALVVFWYQGYQPEEWFKADEARRETAKRVGALALTVLVLSSVLVGATYAATQRATFADEARGEATELLSMSPSLSLVSFDVEHGAAFPFRSPERVVVTVGHPPGTDPPALAGPLADRINAIENGPFGLGDGEGVVVEVHYTAIESTGGDAAVQSFREAGMSGAQSTASTTVSSTSSTFSPSSTLM, encoded by the coding sequence GTGCGACTCGTACAGGTGATGATCCCCACCGGGAAGCGGGAGGCCGTGCTCTCGGTGCTCGACGACAACGGGATCGACTACGCGCTCTCCGACGAAACCAGCGGCCGGCGATACACGGCGCTGGTCTCCTTCCCGCTGCCCACGAACGCCGTCGAGCCGGTGCTCGACCAACTGCGGGAGGAGACCGGGATCGACCGCGACGCCTACACCGTCGTGCTCGACGCCGAGACCGTCGTCTCCGAGCGCTACGAGCAGTTGGAGAACGAGTGGACCTCCGGCGAGGAGGGCGACCGGATCGCCCGGGACGAACTGACCGCGCGGGCCGCCGACCTGGCGCCGGACTGGGTGCCGTTCCTCCTGATGACCGCGATCAGCGCCGTCGTCGCCACCGCGGGGCTGTTGCTCGACTCGCCGGCGGTCGTCGTCGGCTCCATGGTGATCGCCCCCCTCATCGGGCCGGCGATGGCCACCAGCGTCGGCAGCGTCGTCGACGACCGGGGGCTGTTCGTCCGCGGCATCAAGCTCCAAGCGATGGGCGCGCTGCTCGCGGTCACGAGTGCCGCGGCGTTCGCGGGGGTCCTGCGCTACGGCAGCATCATCCCGTTGAGTCCGAGCGAGGTGCTCGCCATCGGCGAGGTCAGAGAGCGACTCTCGCCGGGCGTCCCCTCCTTGGTGGTCGCGCTCGCGGCCGGGATCGCCGGCGCGCTCTCGCTCTCCTCGGGGGTCTCCTCGGCGCTGGTGGGCGTGATGATCGCCGCGGCGTTGGTGCCACCGACCGCCGTCGTCGGCATCGGCCTCGCGTGGGGGCGTCCCGGCGCCGTCGTCGGCTCGGCGGTACTGGTCGCGGTGAACTTCCTCTCGATCAACCTCGTGGCGCTGGTGGTGTTCTGGTACCAGGGCTACCAGCCCGAGGAGTGGTTCAAGGCCGACGAGGCCCGCCGGGAGACGGCGAAACGCGTCGGTGCGCTGGCGCTCACGGTGTTGGTGCTCTCCTCGGTGCTCGTGGGGGCGACCTACGCTGCCACCCAGCGTGCGACGTTCGCCGACGAGGCCCGCGGCGAGGCCACGGAACTGCTCTCGATGTCGCCGTCGCTCTCGCTGGTCTCCTTCGACGTGGAACACGGCGCGGCGTTCCCGTTCAGGAGCCCCGAACGGGTGGTGGTTACCGTCGGCCACCCGCCGGGCACGGACCCGCCCGCGCTGGCCGGCCCGCTCGCCGATCGGATCAACGCCATCGAAAACGGACCATTCGGGCTCGGTGACGGTGAGGGCGTGGTCGTCGAGGTCCACTACACCGCCATCGAGTCGACGGGCGGCGACGCCGCCGTTCAGTCCTTCCGGGAGGCCGGGATGTCGGGCGCCCAGTCGACGGCCTCGACGACGGTGTCGAGCACTTCGTCGACGTTCTCGCCTTCGAGCACGCTCATGTAG
- a CDS encoding NOG1 family protein — protein sequence MTFEDLPTTPRSEELLDKAFSRAARTGRAKSPYEAQEAMLRTAANILSDNLQNVVTAWPDFDYVDPFYYELADAIVDVDRLRQALSQVTWAGRQIESIREEYATKIRNSDTDTARKHRKQAFARMADITEQIAEDLLAIGKARDELKTLPDIRPDEPAIVVAGYPNVGKSSFVNEVTNASNAIESYPFTTTAVHVGHFEHDRIRYQIVDTPGLLDRPEDERNDIERQAVSALHHLADAVLFVVDASGECGYPLPSQLELRDELRAAFDAPMVTVCNKSDRSRDVEADAYMSVLEGENVDEVLDTVVEAVDWAPDIPASRKD from the coding sequence ATGACCTTCGAAGATCTGCCGACCACCCCACGGTCGGAGGAACTCCTCGACAAGGCGTTCTCCCGGGCCGCCCGGACCGGGCGCGCCAAGTCGCCCTACGAGGCCCAAGAGGCCATGCTGCGGACCGCCGCGAACATCCTCTCGGACAACCTCCAGAACGTCGTGACCGCGTGGCCCGACTTCGACTACGTCGACCCGTTCTACTACGAACTCGCCGACGCCATCGTCGACGTGGACCGACTCCGACAGGCACTGAGTCAGGTGACGTGGGCGGGCCGCCAGATCGAGTCGATCCGCGAGGAGTACGCGACCAAGATCCGCAACTCCGACACCGACACCGCGCGCAAACACCGGAAGCAGGCGTTCGCCCGGATGGCCGACATCACCGAGCAGATCGCCGAGGACCTGCTGGCCATCGGTAAGGCCCGCGACGAACTGAAGACGCTGCCGGACATCCGGCCCGACGAACCCGCGATCGTCGTCGCCGGCTACCCCAACGTGGGGAAGTCCTCCTTCGTCAACGAGGTCACCAACGCGAGCAACGCCATCGAGTCCTACCCGTTCACGACGACGGCGGTCCACGTCGGCCACTTCGAGCACGACCGCATCCGCTACCAGATCGTCGACACGCCGGGGCTGCTCGACCGCCCCGAGGACGAGCGCAACGACATCGAGCGGCAGGCCGTCTCGGCGCTCCACCACCTCGCCGACGCCGTGCTGTTCGTCGTCGACGCCTCCGGGGAGTGTGGCTACCCGCTTCCCTCCCAACTCGAACTGCGCGACGAACTCCGCGCGGCGTTCGACGCGCCGATGGTCACCGTCTGCAACAAGTCCGACCGCTCGAGGGACGTTGAGGCCGACGCCTACATGAGCGTGCTCGAAGGCGAGAACGTCGACGAAGTGCTCGACACCGTCGTCGAGGCCGTCGACTGGGCGCCCGACATCCCGGCCTCCCGGAAGGACTGA
- a CDS encoding ammonium transporter, whose amino-acid sequence MPVEPAVADGINTVWALVVAFLIFFMQPGFALLEAGQVRAKNAGNVLMKNVTDWTLGVLSYFVIGFGLSVVVAGLTSASAVDVGAAFAYISDSGTWITWLVGAVFAMTAATIVSGAVAERMDFTAYVFVAAAMTAVIYPVATGLTWDGGLLAAGDNPGFVGDLIGVGYLDFAGATVVHMLGGIAGLVGAYMVGPRKGRFDSNGNSQPIPGHSMLLAVLGTLILAFGWYGFNVGTSAIFNADNELLGAQLGRVALNTTLGMSAGALAAMVTSARRQGKPDPLWTANGLLAGLVAVTGAVPHVTWWGALILGGLGGAIVLPTYRFVVDELGIDDVCGVFPVHGAAGALGTILIPVFGVQGSSWSFLGVDQLAMQVVGVAVLALWAAGATAVAFTIADALFGLRVTEAEEEMGLDEGEHGVSVYPEFTGDGAPEPTMTADGGRVETDGGVPGPADAPADGTDPNDVAANGGEANE is encoded by the coding sequence ATGCCCGTCGAGCCGGCGGTCGCCGACGGGATCAACACCGTCTGGGCGCTCGTGGTCGCGTTCCTGATCTTCTTCATGCAGCCGGGGTTCGCGCTGCTGGAGGCCGGGCAGGTCCGCGCGAAGAACGCCGGGAACGTCCTGATGAAGAACGTCACCGACTGGACGCTGGGCGTGCTGTCGTACTTCGTCATCGGCTTCGGGCTCTCGGTCGTCGTCGCCGGCCTGACGAGCGCGTCGGCGGTCGACGTGGGCGCGGCGTTCGCCTACATCTCCGACTCGGGCACGTGGATCACGTGGCTGGTCGGCGCGGTGTTCGCGATGACCGCCGCCACTATCGTCTCCGGCGCCGTCGCCGAGCGGATGGACTTCACCGCCTACGTCTTCGTCGCGGCGGCGATGACCGCGGTGATCTACCCCGTCGCCACGGGGCTGACGTGGGACGGCGGCCTGCTGGCTGCGGGTGACAACCCCGGCTTCGTCGGCGACCTCATCGGCGTCGGCTACCTCGACTTCGCGGGCGCGACCGTCGTCCACATGCTCGGCGGCATCGCCGGCCTCGTCGGCGCCTACATGGTCGGCCCGCGCAAGGGCCGCTTCGACTCGAACGGCAACAGCCAGCCCATCCCGGGCCACTCGATGCTGCTGGCGGTGCTCGGGACGCTGATCCTCGCGTTCGGCTGGTACGGCTTCAACGTCGGCACCTCCGCCATCTTCAACGCCGACAACGAACTGCTGGGCGCACAGCTCGGTCGCGTCGCGCTCAACACCACGCTGGGGATGAGCGCCGGCGCGCTGGCGGCGATGGTGACCTCCGCCCGCCGCCAGGGCAAGCCCGACCCGCTCTGGACCGCCAACGGCCTGCTCGCCGGACTCGTCGCCGTCACCGGCGCGGTGCCCCACGTCACGTGGTGGGGCGCGCTGATCCTCGGCGGCCTCGGCGGCGCCATCGTGCTGCCGACCTACCGCTTCGTCGTCGACGAACTCGGTATCGACGACGTCTGTGGCGTCTTCCCCGTCCACGGCGCCGCGGGGGCGCTCGGGACGATCCTGATCCCGGTGTTCGGCGTGCAGGGCAGCTCGTGGAGCTTCCTCGGCGTCGATCAGCTGGCAATGCAGGTGGTCGGCGTCGCGGTCCTCGCGCTCTGGGCCGCCGGCGCCACCGCCGTCGCGTTCACCATCGCCGACGCGCTGTTCGGCCTGCGCGTGACCGAGGCCGAGGAGGAGATGGGTCTCGACGAGGGCGAACACGGCGTCTCTGTCTACCCCGAGTTCACCGGCGACGGCGCTCCCGAGCCGACGATGACCGCCGACGGCGGCCGTGTCGAGACCGACGGCGGCGTCCCGGGACCCGCTGACGCGCCCGCCGACGGGACCGACCCGAACGACGTTGCGGCCAACGGGGGTGAGGCGAATGAGTGA
- a CDS encoding P-II family nitrogen regulator, with the protein MSESAASDGVEMVVAVIRREKVSDVKAALAEVGAPSLTVTDVRGRGSQPAKTEQWRGEEYTVDLHEKAKIECVVADVPTDDVVAAIRDAAHTGEKGDGKVFVLPVSHAVQIRTGKEGIDAV; encoded by the coding sequence ATGAGTGAGAGCGCCGCGAGCGACGGTGTCGAGATGGTCGTCGCCGTCATCCGTCGGGAGAAAGTGAGCGACGTGAAGGCCGCACTCGCGGAGGTCGGTGCGCCCTCGCTGACGGTCACCGACGTACGCGGTCGGGGGTCCCAGCCGGCGAAGACCGAACAGTGGCGCGGCGAGGAGTACACCGTCGACCTCCACGAGAAAGCCAAGATCGAGTGTGTCGTCGCGGACGTACCGACCGACGACGTGGTCGCCGCCATCCGGGACGCCGCTCACACCGGCGAGAAGGGCGACGGCAAGGTGTTCGTGCTCCCGGTCAGTCACGCCGTCCAGATCCGGACCGGCAAGGAGGGGATCGACGCGGTGTAG
- a CDS encoding CBS domain-containing protein — protein sequence MADFQIGRIFGIPIKIDVTFLLVLPLFAWLISSQVGYWVELLGILPTGVPGEAALTEGITPFVLGTACAIGLFAGVLLHELGHSLVAMRYGFEIDSIKLWLLGGIAQFTEMPEDWKQEFLVAVAGPVVSVALGVVSYVAFTAVPAELPAARFVLGYLALTNVFLAVFNMLPGFPMDGGRVLRALLARNRSHVRATQIAATVGKGFAILLGFLGLLQFNLLLIAVAFFIYMGASGEAQRTVLKAAFEGTTVRQLMTPAAELHTVHEETTVAELLQKMLRERHTGYPVLRNGDLVGMVTLSDTRSVPEVERDAYRVEDVMDGDVATLDPDSEVLDALDTMQANGAGRLPVVDTEGNLVGLLSQSDMVMAFNISQSTGALETLRADRGV from the coding sequence ATGGCTGATTTCCAGATCGGGCGGATCTTCGGGATCCCGATCAAGATCGACGTGACGTTCCTGCTGGTGCTCCCGCTGTTCGCGTGGCTCATCAGCTCACAGGTGGGCTACTGGGTCGAACTGCTCGGCATCCTCCCGACGGGCGTACCCGGTGAGGCGGCGCTCACCGAGGGCATCACGCCGTTCGTGCTCGGCACGGCGTGTGCGATCGGTCTGTTCGCGGGCGTGTTGCTCCACGAGCTCGGCCACTCGCTGGTGGCGATGCGCTACGGCTTCGAGATCGACTCGATCAAGCTCTGGCTGCTCGGCGGGATCGCCCAGTTCACCGAGATGCCCGAGGACTGGAAACAGGAGTTCCTCGTCGCCGTCGCCGGCCCCGTCGTCAGCGTCGCCCTCGGCGTCGTCTCCTACGTCGCGTTCACCGCGGTCCCGGCTGAGCTCCCGGCCGCGCGGTTCGTGCTCGGCTATCTCGCACTGACGAACGTCTTCCTCGCGGTGTTCAACATGCTGCCCGGGTTCCCGATGGACGGCGGCCGCGTGCTGCGGGCGCTGCTGGCGCGCAACCGGAGCCACGTCCGCGCGACCCAGATCGCTGCCACCGTCGGCAAGGGGTTCGCCATCCTGCTGGGCTTCCTCGGCCTGCTGCAGTTCAACCTCCTGCTGATCGCGGTGGCCTTCTTCATCTACATGGGCGCCTCCGGCGAGGCCCAGCGCACGGTCCTCAAGGCGGCCTTCGAGGGGACGACCGTTCGCCAACTCATGACGCCGGCGGCGGAGCTCCACACGGTCCACGAGGAGACGACGGTCGCCGAACTGCTCCAGAAGATGCTGCGCGAGCGCCACACCGGCTACCCCGTGCTTCGCAACGGTGACCTCGTCGGGATGGTCACCCTCTCGGATACCCGGTCGGTGCCGGAGGTCGAACGCGACGCCTACCGCGTCGAGGACGTGATGGACGGCGACGTGGCGACGCTCGACCCCGACAGCGAGGTGCTCGACGCCCTCGACACGATGCAGGCTAACGGCGCCGGGCGGCTCCCCGTGGTCGACACCGAAGGGAACCTGGTTGGGCTGCTCTCCCAGTCGGACATGGTGATGGCGTTCAACATCTCCCAGTCCACCGGGGCACTCGAGACGCTCCGGGCCGACCGAGGAGTGTAG
- a CDS encoding ABC transporter permease — MKRIGPLAIYALWLRDVKRFARTPSRIVGSVATPLLFLVFLGFGFSGAAIPGLPEGVDYLQYLVPGMVGFTMLFGASFAGMSILADQDVGFLKEILVAPVSRTSIVLGRIAGGSTTAIVQATLILLLSIPLGFEIDSLLGLPVAALILLLIATTFVGFGVALASQFRDSEGFGLVVQFVIFPIFFLSGAIYPIESLPGPVSVIALANPLSYGIDGLRAVLVGSSTYPLALDIGALVVSSVITVAVGTYLFERVEAV; from the coding sequence ATGAAGCGCATCGGCCCACTGGCCATCTACGCACTCTGGCTCAGGGACGTGAAGCGCTTCGCGCGCACGCCCTCGCGGATCGTCGGCTCCGTCGCGACGCCGCTGCTGTTCCTGGTGTTCCTGGGCTTTGGCTTCAGCGGGGCCGCGATCCCCGGCCTGCCGGAAGGCGTCGACTACCTCCAGTACCTCGTGCCGGGGATGGTGGGGTTCACGATGCTCTTCGGCGCCTCCTTCGCCGGCATGTCGATCCTCGCCGATCAGGACGTTGGGTTCCTGAAGGAGATCCTCGTCGCCCCCGTGAGTCGCACGTCGATCGTGCTGGGCCGTATCGCCGGCGGGTCGACGACGGCGATCGTACAGGCGACGCTGATCCTGCTGCTCTCGATCCCGCTGGGGTTCGAGATCGACAGCCTGCTGGGACTCCCGGTCGCGGCGCTGATCCTGCTCCTGATCGCGACCACCTTCGTCGGCTTCGGCGTCGCGCTGGCCTCGCAGTTCCGCGACAGCGAGGGGTTCGGGCTGGTCGTGCAGTTCGTGATCTTCCCGATATTCTTCCTCTCGGGGGCGATCTACCCCATCGAGAGCCTGCCCGGGCCCGTGAGCGTCATCGCGCTGGCGAACCCGCTGTCCTACGGGATCGACGGCCTGCGTGCGGTGCTGGTCGGCAGTTCCACGTACCCGCTGGCGCTCGACATCGGCGCTCTCGTGGTCTCCTCGGTGATCACCGTCGCCGTCGGGACGTACCTCTTCGAGCGCGTCGAGGCTGTGTAG
- a CDS encoding ABC transporter ATP-binding protein, which produces MPAIQVDGLTKRFGETVAVDDLSFTVGSGELFGLLGPNGAGKSTLINMLVTLLRPTSGTALVDGHDVANETAAVRNSIGIVFQEQALDEELTGAENLAFHARLYGIRGEKRAERMDEILDLVGLQEQRDDQVSTYSGGMKRRLEIGRGLLHEPAVLFLDEPTTGLDARTRRDSWEYIRRLNEEAGVSVVLTTHYIEEAEQLCDRVAVVDDGRIAAIDSPSALTGAIGGDVVTLELDGPTATLRTRLDGEPWVAEVADDDSGLHVTVDHGRQRIADLVRLADDAGASVAAVDVREPNLETAFLSLTGATIAEREADAAGGRAGSAGRTDAVVGGEADR; this is translated from the coding sequence ATGCCGGCGATACAGGTCGACGGGCTCACCAAGCGCTTCGGGGAGACCGTTGCGGTGGACGACCTCTCGTTCACCGTCGGGTCGGGGGAACTGTTCGGCTTGCTCGGCCCCAACGGCGCCGGGAAGTCGACGCTGATCAACATGCTCGTGACGCTGCTGCGGCCCACTTCGGGCACGGCGCTCGTCGACGGCCACGACGTGGCCAACGAGACCGCCGCGGTCCGCAACAGTATCGGGATCGTGTTTCAGGAGCAAGCGCTCGACGAGGAACTCACCGGCGCGGAGAACCTCGCGTTCCACGCGCGGCTCTACGGGATCCGCGGGGAGAAGCGCGCCGAACGGATGGACGAGATCCTCGACCTCGTCGGGTTGCAGGAGCAACGCGACGATCAGGTGAGCACCTACTCCGGCGGGATGAAGCGCCGCCTCGAAATCGGCCGCGGGCTGCTCCACGAGCCCGCGGTGTTGTTCCTCGACGAGCCGACGACGGGCCTCGACGCCCGCACACGCCGGGACTCCTGGGAGTACATCCGCCGGCTGAACGAGGAGGCCGGCGTCTCGGTCGTGCTCACGACACACTACATCGAGGAGGCCGAACAGCTCTGTGACCGCGTCGCGGTCGTCGACGACGGCCGGATCGCCGCCATCGACTCCCCGAGCGCGCTTACGGGGGCCATCGGCGGCGACGTGGTGACCCTGGAACTCGACGGCCCGACGGCGACGCTGCGGACCCGGCTCGACGGCGAGCCGTGGGTCGCGGAGGTCGCCGACGACGACTCGGGGCTCCACGTGACGGTCGACCACGGCCGGCAACGCATCGCTGACCTCGTCCGACTGGCCGACGACGCAGGCGCCTCGGTGGCCGCCGTGGACGTGCGCGAACCGAACCTCGAAACCGCGTTCCTCTCGCTGACGGGTGCGACCATCGCCGAACGCGAGGCCGACGCCGCGGGCGGCAGGGCGGGGTCGGCCGGTCGGACCGACGCCGTCGTCGGGGGGGAGGCCGACCGATGA